The Kozakia baliensis genome includes a region encoding these proteins:
- the purB gene encoding adenylosuccinate lyase, with product MVPRYSRPAMTAIWSPTNRYRIWFEIEALACEAMAEYGDVRKEAAAIIRERGDAAMAAFSDADLARIDEIEAETRHDVIAFLTWLAEKIGPESRFVHLGMTSSDVLDTCLSVQLVQASDLLLQDLDAVLKSLRDQAFKHKDTVMIGRSHGIHAEPTSFGLKIAGHYAEFKRNRERLLAARREIAVCAISGAVGTYAHVDPRVESYVADKLGLYAEDVSTQVIPRDRHAAFFCALAVIASGIERLATEVRHLQRSEVREAEEFFHPGQKGSSAMPHKRNPVLSENLTGLARLIRSHVIPALENVALWHERDISHSSVERNIGPDATIGLDFALMRLAGMMEKLVVYPDRMVANLESLGGVVHSGEVLLALARAGISREDAYRIVQRNAMATWTKLGEPDGRTFRENLEQDPEVVGKIDAKILDDAMDSARHLSAVNAVYDKVFGRHDA from the coding sequence ATGGTCCCGCGCTATAGTCGTCCAGCCATGACCGCCATCTGGTCCCCCACCAACCGCTACCGCATCTGGTTCGAAATCGAGGCGCTGGCTTGTGAAGCGATGGCCGAATATGGCGATGTGCGGAAGGAAGCCGCTGCTATCATTCGCGAGCGCGGCGATGCGGCTATGGCAGCTTTTTCGGATGCCGATCTTGCCCGAATTGACGAAATCGAAGCCGAGACGCGACATGACGTTATCGCGTTCCTGACTTGGCTGGCGGAAAAAATCGGGCCTGAAAGCCGTTTCGTCCATCTGGGCATGACCTCATCGGACGTGCTGGACACCTGCCTTTCCGTGCAGCTTGTTCAGGCGAGTGATTTATTATTGCAAGACCTCGATGCAGTGCTGAAATCCCTGCGAGATCAAGCATTCAAACACAAAGACACCGTCATGATCGGCCGTAGCCATGGTATTCACGCCGAGCCGACAAGCTTTGGCCTGAAAATCGCCGGTCATTATGCCGAATTCAAACGCAACCGTGAGCGTCTGCTGGCCGCACGCCGGGAAATCGCGGTCTGCGCCATTTCCGGCGCCGTCGGAACCTACGCCCATGTCGATCCGCGCGTTGAATCCTATGTTGCCGACAAGCTCGGACTGTATGCGGAAGACGTCTCCACGCAGGTGATCCCGCGTGATCGGCATGCAGCGTTTTTCTGCGCCCTGGCCGTGATCGCAAGCGGCATCGAACGTTTGGCGACCGAAGTGCGCCACTTACAACGCTCCGAAGTGCGCGAGGCGGAGGAATTCTTCCACCCGGGCCAGAAGGGCAGTTCGGCCATGCCGCACAAGCGCAATCCGGTCCTTTCGGAAAACCTGACCGGCCTGGCGCGGCTTATCCGTTCTCACGTCATTCCGGCATTGGAGAACGTGGCGCTTTGGCATGAACGCGACATCAGCCATTCTTCGGTGGAGCGCAACATCGGTCCAGACGCCACGATCGGCCTTGATTTCGCGCTGATGCGTCTTGCCGGCATGATGGAAAAGCTTGTGGTCTATCCAGATCGGATGGTGGCCAATCTCGAATCGCTTGGCGGCGTCGTTCATTCAGGTGAAGTGCTTTTGGCCCTAGCGCGCGCCGGAATCTCGCGTGAGGATGCGTATCGCATCGTTCAGCGCAACGCGATGGCGACCTGGACGAAGCTGGGCGAGCCGGATGGCCGCACGTTCCGAGAAAATCTTGAGCAGGACCCTGAAGTTGTCGGCAAGATCGACGCAAAAATTCTTGATGACGCCATGGATAGCGCGCGCCATCTTTCCGCAGTGAATGCCGTATACGATAAGGTTTTCGGGCGTCACGACGCCTGA
- a CDS encoding sugar porter family MFS transporter has translation MSSSARPRGHVLTNFIAIIAATGGLLFGYDTGIISAALLQLTRDFHLTTLSAEVVTAAIIAGALAGCIIAAPLSDRFGRRRTVMTAAALFLIGTVIVTLAHSVAVLVLARLILGLAIGAASQIVPIYIAEISPPERRGTLVVAFQLAVVIGITISFFTGYLLRESSWRLMFGLGMIPALILFIGMAFLPNSPRWTAMQGEIETARSILRRVRPTDAKADRELQEIIDAHDEQAPISELFKPWVRPALVASVGIALLCQLTGINAVMYYAPTIFSNAGFGEGAALLTSVAVGIAMTLATLFGGWAVDAWGRRTLMLRLLPGAVISLIVLGSMFAIGATHGIGAWITVIAIIGYTVFNVGSLSVAVWLVGAEVYPLSCRGKGMSLVAASHWGADLIISLTTLSLVNALGAGGTFWLFAGINALAFFFVLRYVPETRGRSLEELEASLKNGTFAPADRKAVSAE, from the coding sequence ATGTCTTCGAGCGCACGCCCTCGTGGCCATGTTCTAACGAACTTCATCGCTATTATCGCAGCGACGGGCGGCCTCCTGTTCGGGTACGATACGGGAATCATTTCGGCCGCCCTGCTTCAATTAACCCGAGATTTCCATCTCACCACATTGAGCGCGGAGGTCGTCACAGCCGCGATCATTGCAGGCGCGTTGGCGGGATGTATCATCGCCGCGCCGCTTTCGGACCGCTTTGGCCGTCGGCGTACCGTCATGACGGCAGCCGCGCTGTTTCTGATCGGCACCGTCATCGTTACGCTCGCCCATTCCGTTGCCGTGTTGGTGCTCGCGCGCCTCATCCTCGGGTTGGCGATCGGCGCGGCATCGCAAATCGTCCCGATTTATATTGCGGAAATTTCCCCGCCTGAACGTCGCGGCACGTTGGTGGTCGCTTTCCAATTGGCGGTCGTCATCGGTATCACCATCTCGTTCTTCACCGGCTATCTGCTGCGTGAAAGTTCGTGGCGGCTGATGTTCGGCCTGGGCATGATCCCGGCTTTGATCCTGTTCATCGGTATGGCCTTTCTGCCCAACAGCCCGCGCTGGACGGCCATGCAAGGCGAGATAGAAACCGCACGCTCTATTCTGCGCCGTGTTCGCCCAACCGACGCTAAAGCAGATCGCGAACTTCAGGAGATCATCGACGCACATGACGAACAAGCGCCGATCTCCGAATTGTTCAAACCCTGGGTGCGTCCAGCACTGGTGGCATCGGTCGGCATCGCGCTTTTGTGCCAACTGACGGGCATCAACGCCGTCATGTACTACGCGCCGACGATCTTCTCGAATGCCGGTTTCGGCGAAGGCGCTGCGTTGCTGACCTCCGTCGCCGTGGGCATCGCCATGACGCTCGCGACCCTGTTCGGCGGCTGGGCCGTTGACGCTTGGGGACGCCGCACGCTCATGCTGCGCTTGCTGCCTGGCGCGGTCATCTCTCTTATCGTGCTCGGCAGCATGTTCGCCATTGGCGCCACTCACGGCATCGGCGCGTGGATCACCGTAATCGCCATCATCGGCTATACGGTATTCAACGTCGGCAGCCTTTCCGTCGCCGTGTGGCTTGTGGGTGCTGAAGTCTATCCGCTGTCCTGCCGTGGCAAAGGCATGAGCTTGGTGGCGGCGAGCCATTGGGGTGCGGATCTGATCATTTCGCTAACGACGCTGAGCCTCGTGAATGCGTTGGGGGCAGGCGGCACGTTCTGGCTGTTCGCCGGCATCAACGCTTTGGCCTTCTTCTTCGTCCTGCGCTACGTGCCCGAAACGCGCGGTCGCTCTTTGGAGGAACTGGAAGCAAGCCTCAAAAACGGCACTTTCGCGCCAGCGGACCGCAAAGCCGTTAGCGCGGAATAA
- the purC gene encoding phosphoribosylaminoimidazolesuccinocarboxamide synthase: MARRRQLYEGKAKILFEGPEPGTLVQYFKDDASAGNGVKKGVITGKGVLNNRISEYLMLKLHDIGIPTHFVRRLNMREQLIREVEIIPLEVVIRNVAAGSISKRLGIPEGTRLPRSILEYYYKNDALNDPMVSEEHITAFDWAAPQDLDDINALALRTNDFLSGIFQGIGIQLVDFKLEFGRLWEGEEMRIVLADEISPDNCRLWDAKTSEKLDKDRFRRDMGRVEEAYQEVARRLGILPEAGNGDLKGPEVMQ, encoded by the coding sequence ATGGCCCGCCGTCGCCAGCTCTATGAAGGAAAAGCTAAAATTCTGTTCGAGGGGCCCGAACCTGGCACGCTCGTGCAGTATTTCAAGGACGATGCGTCCGCCGGAAATGGCGTCAAGAAAGGCGTCATTACCGGTAAGGGAGTGCTGAACAACCGGATCAGCGAATATCTCATGCTCAAACTGCATGATATCGGCATTCCAACGCATTTCGTACGTCGCCTCAACATGCGCGAGCAACTGATTCGCGAGGTGGAGATCATTCCGCTGGAAGTCGTGATCCGCAACGTTGCCGCAGGGTCGATTTCCAAGCGCCTGGGCATTCCCGAAGGCACCCGTCTGCCGCGGTCGATCCTCGAATATTACTACAAGAACGATGCTCTGAACGATCCGATGGTATCGGAAGAACACATCACCGCGTTCGACTGGGCCGCTCCGCAGGATCTGGACGACATCAACGCGCTGGCGTTGCGCACCAACGATTTTCTCTCTGGCATTTTCCAGGGTATCGGCATTCAACTTGTCGATTTCAAACTGGAATTCGGCCGCTTGTGGGAAGGCGAGGAAATGCGCATCGTCCTGGCCGACGAGATTTCACCGGATAATTGCCGTCTATGGGACGCCAAGACGAGCGAAAAGCTGGATAAAGACCGTTTCAGACGCGATATGGGTCGCGTTGAAGAAGCATATCAGGAAGTGGCGCGTCGCCTGGGAATCCTGCCGGAAGCAGGCAATGGCGACCTTAAAGGACCGGAGGTCATGCAATGA
- the purS gene encoding phosphoribosylformylglycinamidine synthase subunit PurS yields the protein MKVRVNVVLKEGVLDPQGKAIGHALDVLGFHGLGEVRVGKTIEVDVPTENEEAAVAQGEAMARALLANLVIEDFSAEVVA from the coding sequence ATGAAGGTTCGTGTCAACGTCGTATTGAAGGAAGGCGTGCTCGACCCGCAGGGCAAAGCCATCGGTCACGCGCTGGACGTGCTGGGCTTTCACGGCCTGGGTGAAGTTCGCGTCGGCAAGACGATCGAAGTGGACGTCCCGACGGAAAACGAAGAGGCCGCCGTTGCCCAGGGCGAAGCCATGGCGCGCGCGCTGCTCGCCAATCTGGTTATCGAAGATTTCAGCGCCGAGGTGGTGGCATGA
- a CDS encoding Rap1a/Tai family immunity protein → MIRRLSLIAVLACSTFTIAHAQRLSSMQAGRFGQICSRPAGKAVCDAYIAGVADAGALSRLNSKGEGDADAVAGFCIPDSETTDAMRNHVVSWLRAHKDVLNQPVGKSVFAALHDSYACGGGK, encoded by the coding sequence ATGATCCGTCGTCTTTCCCTGATCGCCGTTTTGGCCTGTTCTACATTCACCATTGCGCACGCACAGCGTCTCTCCTCCATGCAAGCGGGCCGTTTCGGGCAAATTTGCTCCCGTCCAGCAGGCAAGGCGGTTTGTGATGCTTATATCGCAGGTGTTGCGGATGCTGGCGCGCTCTCTCGCCTCAATTCGAAAGGAGAGGGTGATGCCGACGCCGTTGCCGGTTTCTGCATCCCTGACAGCGAGACGACGGACGCCATGCGTAATCATGTCGTCTCTTGGCTCCGTGCTCATAAGGACGTGCTGAACCAGCCGGTCGGCAAGTCCGTCTTTGCTGCATTGCACGATTCTTACGCCTGCGGGGGCGGCAAATAA
- the purQ gene encoding phosphoribosylformylglycinamidine synthase subunit PurQ codes for MKAGVVVFPGTNRERDMVQALRLVSGKEPALLWHRDTSLPSLDLIVLPGGFSFGDYLRSGAMGAHSPIMREIKTFAERGGHVLGVCNGFQILTEAHLLPGALLRNAGMRFLAQDGFLRVENNATAFTRGWKEGAVFRAPLAHGDGNYTAAPEELDRLEDEGRVAFRYASAAGQVDANNRLSNPNGSQRSIAGVLSANKRVCGLMPHPENLVDPDLGATDGVPLFTGLLESLVA; via the coding sequence ATGAAAGCGGGCGTTGTCGTCTTCCCAGGGACGAATCGAGAGCGCGATATGGTGCAGGCGTTGCGCCTTGTCAGCGGCAAGGAGCCTGCGCTGCTTTGGCATCGCGATACTTCCCTGCCTTCGCTTGATCTGATCGTCCTGCCAGGTGGTTTTAGCTTCGGCGATTATCTGCGCTCCGGCGCAATGGGCGCACATTCTCCCATCATGCGCGAGATCAAGACGTTTGCCGAACGCGGGGGCCATGTGCTGGGCGTCTGCAATGGCTTTCAAATCCTGACGGAGGCGCATCTGCTACCCGGTGCGCTTTTGCGTAATGCGGGAATGCGCTTTTTGGCGCAGGATGGCTTTCTGCGCGTGGAAAACAACGCCACCGCTTTTACGCGCGGCTGGAAAGAAGGCGCCGTCTTCCGCGCGCCTCTGGCCCATGGCGACGGCAATTACACCGCGGCGCCGGAAGAGCTTGATCGTCTGGAGGATGAAGGACGCGTGGCGTTCCGCTATGCCAGCGCGGCGGGGCAGGTCGATGCCAATAATCGCCTAAGCAACCCCAATGGCAGCCAACGCTCCATCGCCGGTGTGTTGAGCGCCAATAAGCGCGTTTGCGGCCTAATGCCCCACCCGGAAAACCTCGTTGATCCCGATCTGGGCGCGACCGATGGCGTGCCTCTATTCACCGGTCTGCTGGAGAGTTTGGTCGCATGA
- the purL gene encoding phosphoribosylformylglycinamidine synthase subunit PurL: MSMTVDAALAKRFGLTAEEYDKVLAIMGRTPSLTELGIFSVMWSEHCSYKSSRVHLKTLPTKAPWVIHGPGENAGVVDIGDGLAAIFKMESHNHPSFIEPYQGAATGVGGILRDVFTMGARPVANLNALRFGNPKLPVTQRVIDGVVRGIGGYGNCVGVPTVGGEVNFHSSYDGNPLVNAMTVGVARQDRIFLSAAAGVGNPVVYVGSKTGRDGIHGATMSSAEFDEHAASKRPTVQVGDPFTEKLLIEACLELMATDAIVAIQDMGAAGLTSSAVEMAGKGGVGIELDLDRVPQRETGMTAYEMMLSESQERMLMVLKPERTEVARAIFEKWELDFAIVGHLTDTARITIKHQGQTEADIPLAPLADEAPLYHRPMTHAKPPARLGPVADPEGIEHALLHLLASPDLASRAWIWNQYDSGVGGQTARRPGTADAALVRVEGTKRGLAVTTDCTPRYCQADARMGGAQAVAEAWRNITATGAKPLAVTDNLNFGNPEKPEIMGQFADAIKGMGEACRALDFPVVSGNVSLYNQTSHPNGLSVSILPTPAIGGLGVIEDITKAVGYGMPDQSELVLIGEIRGELGQSLWLREICHREEGAPPVVDLVAERRNGDFVREHIQSGAITACHDIADGGLLIAVAEMVMASGVGCELLAPKHGISLHAYYFGEDQACYIAATNDAAALIEAAEKAHVPARRLGRTGGDHLKLADGVSLSAQRLRDVNEAFFPQLMER; encoded by the coding sequence ATGAGCATGACCGTCGATGCCGCATTGGCGAAACGTTTCGGCCTGACCGCCGAAGAGTATGATAAAGTCCTGGCCATCATGGGCCGCACGCCGAGCCTGACGGAGCTTGGCATCTTTTCCGTGATGTGGTCGGAGCATTGCTCCTACAAATCCTCCCGCGTCCATCTCAAGACGCTGCCGACCAAAGCGCCATGGGTTATCCATGGCCCTGGCGAGAATGCGGGCGTGGTCGATATCGGGGACGGGCTGGCGGCCATCTTCAAGATGGAAAGCCACAATCACCCTTCCTTTATCGAACCGTATCAAGGCGCAGCCACCGGCGTCGGTGGCATCCTGCGTGATGTCTTCACCATGGGCGCGCGCCCCGTCGCCAATCTCAACGCGCTGCGCTTCGGCAATCCGAAGCTGCCGGTCACCCAGCGCGTCATTGATGGCGTCGTGCGCGGCATCGGCGGCTACGGTAACTGCGTCGGCGTGCCTACGGTCGGCGGAGAAGTGAATTTTCATTCGTCCTATGACGGCAATCCGCTCGTAAACGCCATGACGGTCGGCGTCGCGCGTCAGGATCGGATTTTCCTCTCCGCCGCGGCAGGCGTTGGCAATCCGGTCGTCTATGTCGGCTCCAAGACAGGACGCGACGGCATCCACGGCGCAACCATGTCCTCGGCGGAGTTTGACGAGCACGCTGCTTCCAAACGCCCAACGGTCCAGGTCGGCGATCCGTTTACGGAAAAGCTGCTGATCGAAGCTTGTCTGGAACTGATGGCGACGGATGCAATCGTTGCTATTCAGGATATGGGCGCGGCCGGTTTAACTTCCTCGGCCGTGGAAATGGCCGGGAAGGGCGGTGTTGGCATCGAACTCGACCTCGATCGGGTGCCGCAACGCGAAACCGGCATGACCGCCTATGAAATGATGTTGTCCGAAAGCCAGGAGCGCATGCTCATGGTGCTCAAGCCGGAACGCACGGAAGTCGCGCGCGCCATCTTCGAGAAATGGGAGTTGGATTTCGCCATCGTCGGCCATCTGACCGATACCGCGCGCATCACCATCAAGCATCAGGGCCAGACCGAAGCAGACATCCCGCTTGCCCCCCTGGCGGATGAAGCCCCGCTTTATCACCGCCCGATGACGCATGCGAAGCCGCCTGCGCGTCTTGGCCCCGTCGCCGATCCTGAAGGGATCGAGCACGCGCTTCTGCATCTGCTGGCCAGCCCCGATCTCGCGTCGCGCGCTTGGATCTGGAACCAATACGATAGCGGCGTTGGCGGGCAAACGGCGCGTCGCCCCGGCACGGCAGACGCTGCTCTGGTGCGCGTCGAAGGCACCAAGCGCGGCTTGGCTGTCACGACGGATTGCACACCACGCTACTGCCAGGCCGATGCGCGCATGGGCGGCGCTCAGGCTGTAGCGGAAGCATGGCGCAACATCACCGCAACAGGCGCCAAGCCTTTGGCAGTGACGGATAATCTGAATTTCGGCAATCCTGAGAAGCCGGAAATCATGGGGCAGTTCGCCGATGCGATCAAAGGCATGGGCGAAGCCTGCCGCGCATTGGATTTCCCCGTGGTAAGCGGCAACGTGTCGCTCTACAACCAGACCTCCCATCCAAACGGATTGAGTGTTTCCATTCTGCCGACGCCCGCCATTGGCGGTTTGGGCGTGATTGAAGACATTACCAAGGCTGTCGGTTACGGCATGCCGGATCAATCCGAACTCGTTCTTATCGGCGAGATTCGGGGTGAACTTGGCCAGTCGCTTTGGCTGCGTGAAATTTGCCATCGCGAAGAAGGTGCGCCACCGGTGGTGGATCTCGTGGCGGAACGCCGCAACGGCGATTTCGTGCGTGAGCATATCCAATCCGGCGCGATTACAGCCTGCCACGATATTGCCGATGGCGGGTTGCTGATTGCCGTAGCCGAAATGGTCATGGCGAGCGGCGTAGGCTGCGAACTTCTCGCGCCTAAACATGGCATCAGTCTGCACGCCTATTATTTCGGCGAGGACCAAGCTTGCTATATCGCAGCGACGAATGATGCGGCGGCTCTTATCGAAGCCGCAGAGAAAGCCCATGTGCCAGCACGCCGCCTGGGCCGCACGGGAGGCGATCACCTCAAGCTGGCCGATGGCGTTTCGCTTTCCGCGCAACGTCTGCGGGACGTGAACGAGGCTTTCTTCCCTCAATTGATGGAACGTTAA
- a CDS encoding BolA family protein, with translation MPMTAGEIERTIKAALPDANITIEDLAGDGDHYACTVTSEAFHGLTRVRQHKLVYDAFGDRMGTELHAMALKTQTP, from the coding sequence ATGCCGATGACTGCAGGCGAAATCGAACGCACAATTAAGGCCGCGCTTCCTGACGCGAACATCACTATCGAAGATCTCGCAGGTGATGGCGATCACTATGCCTGCACCGTCACGAGCGAGGCGTTTCACGGTCTGACGCGGGTGCGTCAACATAAACTTGTCTATGATGCTTTCGGCGACCGGATGGGCACCGAATTGCATGCAATGGCTTTAAAAACACAGACCCCCTGA
- the grxD gene encoding Grx4 family monothiol glutaredoxin: MSQSISQHIQHQIDTHPVMLFMKGDKLFPQCGFSARVVQILNHLGVDFETENVLASAELRQGIKDFSQWPTVPQLYVKGEFIGGCDIVTDMYQSGELESLLTEKGIAKKVA, from the coding sequence ATGTCACAGTCGATCTCTCAGCATATTCAGCATCAAATCGATACGCATCCTGTCATGCTCTTCATGAAGGGCGACAAGCTTTTCCCGCAATGCGGTTTCTCCGCACGCGTCGTGCAGATTCTCAATCATCTGGGCGTCGATTTTGAAACCGAGAATGTGCTTGCCAGCGCGGAATTGCGCCAAGGCATTAAGGATTTCTCGCAGTGGCCGACCGTGCCGCAGCTTTATGTCAAAGGTGAATTCATCGGCGGGTGCGACATCGTGACCGACATGTATCAGAGCGGCGAACTCGAATCGCTTTTGACCGAAAAGGGCATTGCCAAAAAGGTCGCTTGA
- a CDS encoding YraN family protein, which yields MISARRARGEISYRTGLAAEERAASLLVQEGWEILARRVRTPFGELDLIAANNEMLLMVEVKRRATLVDAAFSVSRRQAERLLAATDFILQTKPDWQREDTRFDILILDAELRVRRVKDALRLM from the coding sequence GTGATAAGCGCACGGCGCGCGCGAGGGGAGATATCCTATCGCACCGGCCTTGCAGCCGAGGAGCGCGCCGCGTCACTTTTAGTTCAAGAAGGCTGGGAAATTCTGGCCCGTCGCGTTCGCACGCCGTTTGGCGAACTGGACTTGATTGCGGCAAACAATGAAATGCTGTTGATGGTCGAGGTAAAGCGGCGGGCTACTCTTGTAGATGCGGCTTTTTCCGTCAGTCGACGACAAGCGGAGCGCTTGCTGGCTGCAACGGATTTTATTCTTCAAACTAAGCCCGATTGGCAGAGAGAAGATACGCGCTTCGATATCTTGATATTAGATGCCGAATTGCGCGTAAGGCGCGTCAAAGACGCGCTTCGCTTGATGTAA
- the hemB gene encoding porphobilinogen synthase: MSYGSFPSTRPRRNRIDAFTRRLVAETRLSVDDLIWPIFVCEGENIRTRVASMPGIERVSVDLLDAHLAEAVALGVPAVAIFPITPSEVRDPVGTESGNPNNLMCRAARRIKEVYPELGIIGDVALDPYTDHGHDGLIEDGYVVNDASVEVLVRQSVNQARAGVDIIAPSDMMDGRIGAIRKGLDEAGFVNTRIMSYAAKYASAFYGPFRDALGSGDLLKGDKKTYQMDPANSDEALREVAQDLAEGADMVMVKPGMPYLDIIYRVRDRFSAPTFAYQVSGEYAMLMAAIQNGWLDRERTILESLLAFKRAGCHGVLTYFAPEAAKLLRKQ, encoded by the coding sequence ATGAGTTACGGCTCCTTTCCTTCCACGCGCCCTCGGCGCAATCGCATCGATGCATTCACGCGGCGTCTCGTCGCTGAGACGCGCCTGAGCGTCGACGATCTGATTTGGCCGATTTTCGTTTGCGAAGGCGAGAATATTCGCACGCGTGTCGCCTCCATGCCGGGGATCGAGCGTGTAAGTGTGGATTTGCTGGACGCGCATCTGGCTGAAGCTGTGGCGCTGGGTGTGCCAGCCGTGGCAATTTTCCCGATCACGCCGAGTGAAGTTCGTGATCCGGTCGGAACGGAATCCGGAAATCCGAATAATCTAATGTGTCGGGCCGCGCGGCGTATCAAGGAGGTCTATCCCGAATTGGGGATTATCGGAGACGTCGCGCTCGATCCTTACACCGATCATGGGCACGATGGGCTGATCGAGGACGGGTATGTCGTCAATGATGCGTCCGTTGAGGTATTGGTCCGTCAATCCGTCAACCAAGCGCGGGCGGGCGTCGATATCATTGCCCCGTCGGACATGATGGATGGCCGGATTGGGGCAATCCGCAAGGGGTTGGATGAAGCCGGGTTCGTCAACACGCGGATCATGTCTTACGCCGCGAAATATGCCAGCGCTTTCTACGGTCCGTTCCGCGATGCGCTCGGGTCTGGCGATCTCCTGAAGGGCGATAAAAAAACCTACCAGATGGATCCGGCCAATTCCGACGAGGCTTTGCGTGAAGTCGCACAGGATTTGGCGGAAGGCGCGGATATGGTGATGGTAAAGCCGGGTATGCCCTACCTGGATATCATCTACCGCGTTCGAGATCGTTTTTCCGCGCCAACCTTCGCGTATCAAGTCTCTGGTGAATATGCGATGCTGATGGCCGCAATCCAGAATGGCTGGCTGGACCGGGAACGCACGATCCTCGAAAGCCTCCTGGCGTTCAAACGGGCAGGCTGCCATGGCGTGTTGACCTATTTCGCGCCGGAAGCTGCTAAGCTGCTTAGAAAACAGTGA
- a CDS encoding amino acid permease produces the protein MALPIGAFLRRKPLDHIISKSNEHGMRRVLGPFSLIALGVGTTIGAGLFSLTGVAAAQNAGPAVVVAFLIAAIACGFAGLCYAELASMIPVAGSAYTYTYTTMGELVAWIIGWDLVLEYTVGAATVAVSWSDYLTSALHQWGFHPDPRWLASPMTQVALPGGGTAHGWINTPAVFAITAVTALLLRGISESAAVNSIVVVLKLAVVAAFMAFCAPHIDTAHYHPFLPPNDGHFGHFGISGVMRAAGMIFFAYLGFDIIATTAQETRNPERTMPIGILGSLGICTLIYIAFSLVLTGVVDYRTMLNDGSPVATAIDVTHLFWLQSAIKFSILFGYISVLMGLMLGQVRVFFAMAHDGLIPALFGKLHPRTRAPALSHLIFLVVTSLLAGLVPISTLGNMTSIGTLLAFVLVCVGVLILRLREPNRPRAFRAPGGIITPVLGIASCGAVMMSLDGLTWLRLILWLALGLIIYGVYGLKHSFLAQSENGL, from the coding sequence ATGGCTCTGCCGATCGGCGCATTCCTGCGTCGCAAGCCGCTTGACCACATCATTTCAAAAAGTAACGAACATGGAATGCGCCGGGTGCTTGGCCCCTTTAGCCTCATAGCGCTTGGCGTCGGCACGACCATTGGAGCGGGACTGTTTTCTCTAACCGGCGTTGCGGCGGCGCAGAATGCCGGACCAGCGGTAGTGGTGGCTTTTCTGATCGCGGCTATTGCCTGTGGGTTCGCCGGTCTTTGCTATGCCGAGCTGGCCAGCATGATCCCGGTGGCCGGCTCGGCCTACACCTATACCTACACGACGATGGGCGAATTGGTGGCCTGGATTATCGGTTGGGATCTTGTGTTGGAATATACGGTTGGTGCGGCCACGGTAGCGGTAAGCTGGTCCGATTATCTGACTTCCGCGCTGCATCAATGGGGCTTCCACCCCGATCCGCGTTGGTTGGCGTCACCGATGACGCAAGTCGCCTTGCCAGGTGGCGGCACCGCTCATGGGTGGATCAACACGCCTGCGGTTTTTGCGATCACGGCGGTTACCGCGCTTCTTTTACGTGGCATTTCTGAGTCTGCCGCCGTCAACAGCATCGTCGTGGTCCTGAAACTGGCGGTTGTGGCAGCTTTTATGGCATTCTGCGCGCCGCATATCGATACGGCGCATTATCATCCTTTTCTACCGCCGAATGACGGGCATTTCGGTCACTTCGGCATTTCTGGAGTAATGCGCGCCGCCGGGATGATCTTCTTCGCCTATTTGGGTTTCGATATCATCGCCACGACCGCCCAGGAAACGCGCAACCCGGAACGCACTATGCCGATCGGTATTTTGGGAAGCCTTGGCATCTGCACGTTGATCTATATCGCGTTTTCCTTAGTTTTGACGGGTGTGGTCGATTACCGCACCATGCTTAACGATGGGAGCCCGGTCGCAACGGCGATTGACGTTACGCATCTGTTTTGGCTGCAAAGCGCGATCAAGTTCAGTATCCTCTTCGGTTATATCTCGGTGCTGATGGGGCTGATGCTGGGTCAGGTCCGCGTGTTCTTCGCCATGGCTCATGACGGCCTGATTCCCGCCTTGTTCGGTAAGTTACACCCTCGCACGCGCGCGCCTGCCCTTTCACATCTCATCTTTTTAGTGGTGACGAGCCTATTGGCCGGATTGGTGCCGATTTCGACCTTGGGAAATATGACCTCGATCGGCACATTGCTGGCGTTCGTTTTAGTGTGCGTGGGCGTGTTGATTTTGCGCTTGCGCGAGCCGAATCGCCCCCGCGCCTTTCGTGCGCCGGGCGGTATAATTACGCCTGTGCTCGGTATTGCTTCCTGCGGCGCGGTGATGATGTCCCTAGATGGGCTGACATGGCTTCGCCTGATCTTATGGCTGGCACTTGGCCTGATCATCTATGGGGTATACGGGTTGAAACATAGTTTTCTGGCCCAATCGGAGAATGGCTTATGA